A single Theropithecus gelada isolate Dixy chromosome 7b, Tgel_1.0, whole genome shotgun sequence DNA region contains:
- the REC8 gene encoding meiotic recombination protein REC8 homolog, with amino-acid sequence MFYYPNVLQRHTGCFATIWLAATRGSRLVKREYLRVNVVKTCEEILNYVLVRVQPPQPGLPRPRFSLYLSAQLQIGVIRVYSQQCQYLVEDIQHILERLHRAQLQIRIDMETELPSLLLPNHLAMMETLEDAPDPFFGMMSVDPRLPSPFDIPQIRHLLEAAIPERVEEIPPEVPTEPRKPDRILVTVLPPEAITLREAEPIRMLRIEGEQELPEVSRRDLDLLIAEEDEAILLEIPRLSPPAPAEVEGIAEALPVLVPEELRPTGWEPGALLMEVTPPEELRLPAPPSPERRRPPVFPPPRRRRRRLLFWDKETQISREKFREQLQTRAHCWECPKVQPPERTITGPAELFRTPTLSGWLPLELLGLWTHCAQPPPRALRRELPEEAAEEERRKAEVPSEIEVPREALEPSVPLMLSSELSLEAAEEEKSRISLIPPEERWAWAEVEQPEPPALPVVPELPEVPMEMPLVLPPELELLSLEAVHRAVALELQANREPDFSSLVSPLSPRRMAARVFYMLLVLSAQQILRVEQEKPYGRLLIQPGPRFHQG; translated from the exons ATGTTCTACTATCCCAACGTGCTTCAGCGCCACACCGGCTGCTTTGCCACCATCTG GCTGGCAGCGACGCGCGGCAGCCGGTTGGTGAAGCGCGAATACCTGAGAGTGAATGTGGTGAAGACCTG CGAGGAAATCCTCAATTATGTGCTGGTACGAGTGCAACCCCCGCAGCCCGGCCTGCCACGGCCCCGCTTCTCCCTCTATCTCTCAGCCCAACTTCAGATTGGTGTGATCCGCGTCTATTCTCAACAATGCCAGTACCTCGTGG AGGACATCCAGCACATCTTGGAGCGcctccaccgtgcccagctgcagATCCGAATAGATATGGAGACTGAGCT ACCCAGCCTACTGCTTCCTAACCACCTGGCCATGATGGAAACCCTAGAAGATGCTCCAGATCCCTTTTTTGGGATGATGTCTGTGGATCCCAGACTTCCTAGTCCTTTCGATATCCCTCAG ATTCGACACCTCTTAGAGGCTGCAATTCCAGAGAGAGTTGAAGAGATCCCTCCTGAAGTCCCTACAGAGCCCAGGAAGCCAG ACAGGATTCTGGTCACTGTGCTGCCCCCTGAGGCCATCACGCTCCGGGAGGCAGAGCCCATACGGATGCTGCGGATTGAG GGTGAACAGGAGCTCCCAGAGGTCAGCCGCCGAGACCTGGACCTGCTGATCGCAGAGGAAGACGAAGCTATCTTGTTAGAAA TCCCCCGGCTCTCACCTCCAGCTCCTGCAGA GGTGGAAGGAATAGCAGAGGCACTTCCAGTCCTGGTACCTGAGGAGCTGAGGCCGACAGGCTGGGAGCCTGGGGCCCTACTCATGG AAGTGACCCCCCCAGAGGAACTGCGTCTGCCAGCCCCACCCAGCCCAGAG CGGAGGCGGCCCCCAGTCTTCCCACCTCCTCGCCGCCGTCGTCGCCGGTTACTGTTCTGGGACAAGGAGACTCAGATCTCCCGGGAGAAATTCCGGGAACAACTGCAAACCAGAGCCCACTGCTGGGAATGT CCCAAGGTGCAGCCTCCTGAGAGGACCATCACAGGCCCTGCAGAGTTGTTCAGAACCCCAACTCTCT CTGGCTGGCTACCCCTTGAACTACTGGGTCTCtggacccactgtgcccagccaccccCAAGAGCACTCAGGCGAGAGCTGCCCGAGGAGGCTGctgaggaggaaaggagaaaggctgAAGTTCCGAGTGAGATCGAG GTCCCGAGGGAGGCCCTGGAGCCCAGTGTTCCCCTTATGCTGTCTTCAG AGCTCTCCCTAGAGGCAGCTGAAGAGGAGAAGTCCCGCATCAGCCTCATCCCACCAGAAGAACGGTG GGCCTGGGCTGAGGTGGAACAGCCAGAACCTCCTGCATTGCCCGTGGTGCCTGAACTCCCTGAGGTGCCCATGGAGATGCCTTTGGTGCTGCCCCCAGAGCTCGAGCTGCTCTCACTGGAAGCTGTGCACAG GGCAGTGGCACTGGAGCTGCAGGCCAACAGGGAGCCCGACTTCAGCAGCCTGGTGTCACCCCTCAGCCCCCGCAGGATGGCCGCTCGGGTCTTCTACATGCTCCTGG TGCTCTCAGCGCAACAGATTCTTCGCGTGGAACAAGAAAAGCCATATGGTCGCCTCCTGATCCAGCCGGGGCCCAGATTCCACCAAGGTTAG